GCTACCTGCCCAACTGTGAATGCCGGCCCGGATCAGACAATCTGTGTGCCAAACTGTGCTACCCTTACTGCAACAGTTACAGCCACGCAGCTTCCTGGCACAACCGCCACTGCATATACGGTAGCGCAAATTCCATATGCGCCTGATCCGTTTAACGTGGGCACCGCAGTTCCGCTTAGCGATGATCAGTGGTCACAGCCCATTACCATTCCGTTTCAGTTTTGTTTCTATGGCAACACCTACACACAGTTGCTGATTGGTTCTAACGGAGTAGTAAAGTTTGACCTTGCCGGCGCCGGTGGATATTGCACCTGGCCAATTCCCAATACTCCCGTACCCACCGCCACTGCCGGAACGCCAACCAATGCCATTATGGGCCCCTGGCAGGATCTTAATCCGGCTGTTGGTGGAAGCGTGCGCTACACCACCTACGGTGTTGCACCCTGCCGCCGTTTTGTGGTTAGCTGGTTTAACGTGCCGATGTTCTCTTGCGGAACACCCGCTACCCAGCAAATTACGCTTTACGAAACCACACACATCATTGATAATTTTATCCAGACCAAGCCGCTCTGCGCCGGCTGGAACGGTGGCAAGGCCATTCAGGCCATACAAAACTCTACAGGTACGCAGGCTGTGGTAGTTGCAGGCCGCAACACCCCCACACAGTGGACAGCCACAAACGACGGACGACGTTATACACCAAACGGTGCAAGCAACTATACCGTGCAGTGGCTGGCTAATGCGGTTCCGGTTGGTACAGGAACAACCATTACCGTTTGCCCGGTTACCACCACCACATACACCTGCCAGGTTACTTACACCATGTGTAACAACACCACAGTGACCATTTCTGATCAGGTTATTGTAAACGTTTCACAACTGCTTGTGGATGCCGGTTTGCCCCAGCAGGTATGTCAGGGCGGACAAGCCACCCTAACCTGCACGGCCCCCGGTGCCACAATTTGGCAATGGTATGCCGGGCCGCCACCTACCAACCCAATAGGAAGTACATCAACCATTACAGTTACGCCAAACTCCAACACCACCTATTATGTTGTAGCCACTGATCCATCGGGCTGCAGCGGTGTGGATACAGTAACTGTAAGTACGTTTGTTATGAATACCGCCAGTGCCGGGGCTGATGACAGTATATGCGCAGGTAACTGTACCACGTTAACTGCCGGCGGAGGTGTAACCTACTCATGGGCGCCGCTTGCGGCCATTCAGAGCGGTGCCAATACCGCCACACCAACGGTATGCCCGGCGGTGACTACCCAATACACAGTAACGGTTACGGATGCCAATGGCTGTGTAGGGACTGATTCGGCTACCGTATATGTGGCGCCGCAGGTACTCAGCAGCCAGATTGCCGGAACCAATGCCACCTGTTTTGCATTGTGTAACGGATCGGCCACGGTAACACCCACAGGCGGATTTGCACCCTATACGGTAACGTGGAACACCGTTCCTGCTCAAACCGGTGTAACAGCAACAGGTCTTTGCGCAGGCAACTACACCGCCACGATAACTGATGCAATTGGCTGCACTACCACGGCCAGTGTAACCATCAGCGAGCCTACCGATATTTCTATACAAACCACAAATATTACTACGGCCAACTGCGGACTGAATGATGGTTCGGTAACCGTAAGCATTACAGGCGGTACACCGCTTGGGAATGGTTTGTACAGTGTAATCTGGTCGTCGGGAGGTACCGGATACACGGAAAACAACCTGCCTTCGGGTCAGGTGTGTGTGTATGTGGTTGACGCCAATTTTTGCCCGGATACACTTTGCGTAGTGGTTCCCAATACACCCGGTGCTACTATTTCAGTAGCCTCTACAAGTGATGCGCTTTGCTTCAATTCCTGCGATGGCTCATTAGTTACCTCAGTTGCCGGGGGCACTGCACCTTTTACTTATTCGTGGAATGGCGGGCCTTTTGGCAACAGTAATGACTCAACTACACTTTGTGCAGGTACTTATCAGGTTATCCTCAGCGATTCGAACGGTTGCTTAGATACTATTTCCGCTACCATTAACCAGCCCACAGCAGTAACCAATACGGCAGCTGCGGCTCCCGCCACTATTTGCATCGGTCAGTCATCAACGCTTACAGCCACGCCCGGCGGCGGATCGCCTGGTTATCAGTATCAGTGGGCTGATGCGGCCGGACCAATTATTGGTCAGACGGGTGCAAGCATGACTGTTTCGCCCACTGTTACAACTACTTATTTTGTAGCTGTAGTTGATGCCAATGGCTGCGTCGGGCCGGTGGCGCCGGTAACAGTTACGGTCAATCCGCCGCTGCAGGTAACCGCCATGGCCGATGTTACCGTGTGCCAGAACACGCAGGTAACGCTTACCTGTAACGGCAGTGGTGGCGATGGCAACCTCTCTTATTCATGGTCGCCAATTGGCCAGCAAGGCAACAGTGTGCCGGTGAACATTACCGGAACAACTACATTTATTGTTACGGTAAGCGACGGATGCGGTACACCGGTTGACGTGGACAGTGTAGTGGTAACTGTTAATCCGGCTCCGGTAGTAAACATTGCAGCTACCACGGATATTTCCGGTTGTGAAGATTTGTGTGTTTCGTTTGTGAACAATACACCAAATACGGCTTCGGTAGTATGGACATTTGGCAACAACCTGGGCACATCAACCAGCCCCACGCCCACATTCTGCTTTAATGATGCCGGCACATTTGACGTAACGGCTACTGTAACAGATGTAATTGGTTGTTCAAGCACGTTTACACTGAGCAACTACGTAACCGTGTGGCCATTGCCCACAGCGGCATTTACATTCTCACCTACAGATCCGACCGCACTTAACAACGTGGTAGATTTTACCGATCAGTCGAGTGGCGCAACGATCTGGAACTGGTCAATCGGCAATACAATCACTTCGCTGGATACCACAATGAACGGACAGAATCCGAGCTTCGCATTCCCGGGAGTAGGAACGTTTGATGTACAGCTTATTGTAACTAACCAATACGGCTGCAGCGACGATGTTATTCAAACAGTTGTTGTAAAAGAAGATTACGCGGTATATATCCCCAATGCCTTTACACCAAACGGCGACGGAATTAATGATGTTTTCTTCCCGCAGGGAATTGGCATTAATACAGATCGGTTTGAGATGTACATATTTGATCGCTGGGGAAATATGATCTATCAGACCGACCGCTGGCCCGGAGGCTGGGATGGAACAGTACAGGGCTCATCCCGCATTTGCCAGATTGACACTTATGTGTATAAAATTATTACTGTTGATCCTGATGGTAACCGCAGTCAGTATATAGGCAGTGTAAGTCTGATTAAATAGACTTTATTTTTTATAACAAGGAGAGGTTGTAGTAATTCTGCAACCTCTCTTTTGCTTGTAAATCAGGCAGGTAGTTGTGTTTGTCTGATATTGGCAAAGTAATGGGGAATCATTGAGAGTTGTAACATTCTGTGAATACTATAAATTAGATGCTGTTTCGAATACCAAAACCTTAACCACTAACAGCAATCCCCTGCCTATGAAACAGCTTTTTACGCTGCTCATATTATTACTCCTTTCAGCCGGAGTATATGCACAGAACAATGTTGGCATAGGAACAACCACCCCTAATGCATCTTCTATTCTCGAATTGCAGTCAACCACTCAGGGTGTACTTGTGCCACGCATGACTGCGGTACAGCGAATTGGTATTGCGGCACCCGCCAACGGATTGTTGGTTTATGATCTTGATTCGCTTTGTTTCTTTTATTACAAAGCAGGTTTGTGGACATCGCTGTGCAATGCGGGTGGTGTAGGGCCTACGGGGCCTACCGGTGCTGCCGGTACACCCGGCCCTGCGGGAGCTTCTGGCAGTAACGGACTAAATTGCTGGGACTTGAACGGCAACGGGATAAACGATCCTGCCGAAGATATTAACGTTGATAATATCTGGGATGCACTTGATTGTGCTGGAGCAACCGGAGCTACTGGCCCTGCCGGTCCTGCCGGAGCTACTGGTGCTGCAGGCCCTGCCGGTTCGCCGGGCGCTACAGGTGTTGCAGGCCCTGCCGGTCCTTCGGGCCCTGCAGGAGCCAACGGAGCAGCAGGCCCTACGGGCGCAGCTGGTGCTACTGGCCCTACCGGTGCGATTGGTGCAACCGGCCCAACCGGATTTGGCATTGGCCCTACAGGCCCTACCGGTCCCGCAGGAGCTAACGGTGCCACTGGCGCCACTGGTGTAGCGGGCGCCACCGGTGCCAACGGAGCTACCGGTCCGGCCGGCCCCGCAGGCGTTACTGGCGCAGCTGGTCCTGCCGGTCCTACCGGTGTAGCAGGAGCGAATGGCGCAACGGGTGCCACCGGCCCCGCTGGTGCTAACGGCGCAACGGGTGCCACAGGAGTTGCTGGTCCTACCGGTGCAGCCGGTGCCAATGGCGCCACTGGTGCAACCGGTGCAGCCGGCGCAAATGGTGCCACGGGAGCCACTGGAGCAGCCGGCGCAAATGGTGCTACCGGCGCCACTGGAGTAGCTGGCCCTGCCGGCGCAAATGGTGCCACGGGTGCCACCGGAGCTACAGGCCCAAGCTGGACGATAACTTCCGATAACTTTAACGCAAATGGAACGCTTTCAATAGTTACCACCATCCCTTCAACCATCACCTCCAGCAATGCAGCATGGCTCGTCGGCGGCAACCAGCTTGCCGCAACCGGCAACCTGGGTACTACAAGCAACAACCACATTGATTTGATTTCCAATAACCTTGTCAGAGGCCGCCTGAGCAATCTGGGGGAGTTTTTCATTGGCACAACCAATACAGTAATTGCAGGCGACCTGATGAATGGCGTATCAAATGCTGCATTCCCTTGGGGTGTAAACGGTTACAGTGCATTTAACGGAGGCGGTACATATGGAGCAATAACCGGTGGCAATACTATTTTTGCCGGCGTGCAGGGCGAGTATTTAGCAGCTGCTACCGGCGGCCCCAACACAGCTGCTGTGCGCGGCGGCAACCAGAGTAACGTGGCCGGAACCGGTTTCAGAAGCCTTGCGGCTACCGGTCCGCGCATGGGTGTAAACGGTAATACAAGTGCCCCCACAGGCTCTTATACCTTTGGTGTGCATGGCAGTATGGGTACAGCCGATATCCGCAGCGGCGGTGTATTTGGCGATGATTTTGGCTTTGCCTTTGGTGCACTGGGTTATTACGCCGCTAACCTTGTTGACTACGGTGTGTATGGTTTTGGTATGGCCTACCAGGTAGGTATTGCCACAGGCCGTACCTCGCAGGGTGGAGGAAGTACCGCAAACTGGGATGGCCAGCAGAATACCACAATTGGTCTTGGTATTTACGGCGGTGTAATGGGAGGCTGGGTACGCGGTATGGCTTACGGTATGCACGTAAAAGGCACCCGTTATAGTTTGTATGTTGACGGATATACTTTTACCAACAAGCCGGTGGCCATGCTGGTGACCAAAGAAGACGGCACACGTGCTACAACTTACGCAGCAGTGTCAACCACATCCGATGTATATGCACGCGGCAAAGCCCAGTTAAGCAATGGTTCTGTATATATTCCGTTTGATGCAACCTTCCGTCAGATCATAACCGATCCCGGCGATTTGGTAATTACCGTAACACCTACTGGTAATTCAAATGGAGTTTATGTATCTTCGGTTGATGCAAACGGCTTTACCGTAACCGAAAACAATGGCGGTACATCGGCTGTGAATGTGTCGTGGGTTGCCATTGCCACAGTAAAAGGCAATGAAAATCCTGAAACACCGGCCGAGGTTTCGCAAAACGATTTTGACCAGAAAATGCGTGGTGTGATGTTTAACGATAATAACCTGACCGATACGCCTCAGCCGCTGTGGTGGGACGGATCGCAGGTGCGTTTTGATACACCTCCGGCCAAGCAGCCCGATCCGAATTACAATACTGCCAACCGCAGCACAGGCAGCAACACGATGCAAAACCGTTTTGAGCAAAACATTCCCACACCGGCACCGCAGTTTACACCTTCACCTGCGCCTGCCGCACGTCCGAGATAAAGACAATACCCCCTGACCAGAGCACGAGGCCGTTTTCCGATAAAAAGGAAAGCGGCCTTGTTGTTTGTACCTAGAATAAGGTGTAAAGCAACCAGCCCAGCAATCCGGAAGCCGGCACCAGCACAGCCTGCGAAATCTTGGTGCGTAACGAAAGCAGGAGCACCGCCGCAAAAATTACTGCGGCCTGCCAGTTCAGCGGTCCGCTGCGTGCAATGTAAAATACCGAAGCGGCAATCATGCCGATTACCGCAGGACGCACACCGCGGAAAATGGCATCGGCAACCGCATTCCCGCGAAGTCGTTCGGTAAACTGTGTGGCAATAAGCATAAGTGCGGCAGGAGGCAGAAAAATGCCAGCTGTTGAAGCCAGCGCGCCTGAAATGCCGGCCTGCTTCCAGCCGATAAAAGCCGCGCTGATCATAATTGGCCCCGGCGTAACCTGCCCAATGGCAATACCATCGAAAAATTCGCGGTTCGTTACCCATTGCAGCTGTTCCACCACTACATCGCGGATAACCGGTACAAACACATAACCACCACCGAAAAGTGTAATGCTCATGCTGCCAAACGTAAGTGCAAGCTGCCTGATAAGTGCTGCTTTACCGCTCAGCTGAATGAGTACAAGCACCCCGGCCACCACAGCCAGCACCGAGGCAAAAAGCACCGGACTCAGGCTGCGTTTGGTTAAGGCAACGGGTTCGGGCTTTTGATCCTTACGCATAAACAGCCAGCCAGCAAACCCGGCAGCGGTAATAACGAGCAGTGTGGTTAAAAAACTTCGTGAAAGCAATAACGCAGCTGCAGCCAGTAAAACCATGCCGCGCTGCAACCACGTGGTGGCATTTTTCTGAAACAGTTGCCACACAGTAGCCATAATTACAGCCGCCACGGCAGGCAGCATGCTGTTGAAAATAACTGTTATGTGTGAGTGACTGCCGTAGCGGAAATACCAGGCACTGAGCGCACACACAAGCACTAACGCCGGCAGCAGCACGCCGGTCATACACACCAGCGCACCGGCCAGCCCGCGCATCTGAAAACCCAGTGCGGCCACTACGTTTACAGCCAGCGGCCCGGGCAGAAGATTTCCAAGCGTGGTGGTGTCGAGCAGCCGCTCTTCGCTGAGCCAGCCCCGGTTCCTGCAAATTTCGTTGCGCACCGCTGCCACCAGAGCCACATTGCCGCCAAAAGCCGTTGCCCCGATTTTGAGAAAGACCAGAAAAAGCTGTGCAAGTGTAGGCTGAACTCCTTTCATCCAGACAAAAATAGAGATTCGGGGCAAGGGTAAACACAAGGTATATAAAAGCACAGCAGGCTGTTTCTGAATGAAACAGCCTGCTGTGCCCATTTTTAATAAGGTTATTTAATTACCTGGATTCTGCAGGTTGTATTACGGCTTGGTGTTGAAACAGTCACAAAATAAGTGCCGGCCGCCAGATTTGACGTATTTACAGTTTGTCTGTATGCCCCCGGCTGTTGTTCACCATTTTGAATTGTTAATACCTCGTTTCCAAGAACATCGAAAATAGTAATTACTGTTTCTTCCTCTTGTGTGAGGTTATACGCTACAGTAAAATTCCCATCGAGAGAGGGATTGGGGAAAACACTAACCATTTCACGTGAATTTTGTGTGTCGGCAATGCCGGTTACAACTGATGCTCCGGCAGCATTCATAATATTTGCTGGTGTTACGTTGTTATCAATAAGCATGAGAACCAGGTGCATATTGTTTTCATTATAGCCCTGCGGGATGGTCCATGTAAAGGTGTATGTATATGGAGTGCCAGCCGTAATGCTTGTGGGAAGGCTTCCCTGCGCACCATTAAAACCGCCCAGAATTTCGCGTGCCACATGATTATATACCATTTGTGAGGCAGGTACAGGATCGGGCAGGTTTTCGAACCCTCCCATGGGACCAGCCGAATTGTTGGCATAATAGTTTGCCTGATTGTAAGAAGATGTTGTTCCTGTTACACCGTCTTCGGTAACAACAAGCGCAAGACGATAATCACCGTTGAGGTTCACCGCAAAATTTGCCGATGCAGTAACTGTGAGCACACGAGAACTGAAATTATAGCTGGGAGTTGTTGTTAAATCGGCAAATCCGAAGTTATTAATCGATTCATTAAATTTTACTATAGTATTTGTCGGATCAAAATTCTGACTACGATTTAAGAATACACGCGGATAACCTCCGATTAATTGAGCGAGCCCGGCATCATAAACGTTATTTGTCATCGGATCGGCATTATGAACAGCAATAAGGTGTGCGTCATTTGGGTGTAAAGCATACAAAGAATCAAAGTAAACGATTCCGCGCGGACACCATCCGCACCATGTTCCTGTTCCTTTCTCAAGTACAACTTGGTGTGTTGGCATAAAAGCAACAGCTTCAACAACAGATTGTAATGTGTCGTTTGAACTGTTGTTGTCGTTGGTCAGTTCTACCCACATATCAAAAGTTTGGTTTCCAAGGTTTGGTGTGTTGAAGGCGGTGGGGTGTGTGAAATTGGCATCTCCAAACGGAGGTATGTTCAGATTGTTAAGCGTAACGGGATACACATTTGCACCTACACGGTATTTAACAGTGGCATTGGTAATTGTGTTGGAGCCTTCGTTTCTGATTGATCCTGATAAATTAAAAGGTGTGTTTATAGCGAAATAGGCTGTAGGTGAGCCTGTTGCCGGGGTAATTGATGTTAAGCTCGCATCCCATGCTGCAGGTGTGAGAAGTTTTACATTGTCAATACTGCAGCCATATACCCATGTGCCGGCATCACTGTATCTGAAGGCAATTTTAACATTAGACTGACCGGCAATCAGGCTGGTCAGATTGGTAGAATAATAGCGCCACGAATAAAGGTCGCCTGGAATAGAGTCTGCTACAATCCAGGTATTACCTCCATCAGTAGAGCAAATTATTTGAGTAGATTCAGTATAAGTAGAGGTGGTGAAATTATGAAAATAGGCCTCATAAGTAAGATAAACACTGGATACCGCAGAGAGATTGACTGCCGGAGAGATAAGCATTGAATTGGGGTTTGTCGGGTTGGTTGCATCATCATTGATGTAGGCAAAGTTTGAATGGGCTGGTATGGGGAAACCAGAACTTGCAGCTACTGTTGCATTACCAATACTCCATGCTCCGCTGGCTGGATCAAGAGTCCACCCTGCTGGGAGACCAGATTCAAAGTCCTCATTCAGATAAAAGGTTTGTGCAGGTATTGCTCCGGCAATAAATGCACTCATGAGTAAAAGGATTAGCTTTTTCATCGTAAAGTTTTTTGTTTTAACGAGTACGGTTATTTTATCAGTAAAGCATTTTATCTGTTTGCTGCTGAGCAGATGCTTGCATAATTCAACCCCAAAATTAGTTTTCACGCATCAAGCCCGTTTGGGGAATAATGTGAAATAATATTTACAAAAAAATCAATCATGATA
This genomic window from Bacteroidota bacterium contains:
- a CDS encoding gliding motility-associated C-terminal domain-containing protein; amino-acid sequence: MHTHKAFGQATCPTVNAGPDQTICVPNCATLTATVTATQLPGTTATAYTVAQIPYAPDPFNVGTAVPLSDDQWSQPITIPFQFCFYGNTYTQLLIGSNGVVKFDLAGAGGYCTWPIPNTPVPTATAGTPTNAIMGPWQDLNPAVGGSVRYTTYGVAPCRRFVVSWFNVPMFSCGTPATQQITLYETTHIIDNFIQTKPLCAGWNGGKAIQAIQNSTGTQAVVVAGRNTPTQWTATNDGRRYTPNGASNYTVQWLANAVPVGTGTTITVCPVTTTTYTCQVTYTMCNNTTVTISDQVIVNVSQLLVDAGLPQQVCQGGQATLTCTAPGATIWQWYAGPPPTNPIGSTSTITVTPNSNTTYYVVATDPSGCSGVDTVTVSTFVMNTASAGADDSICAGNCTTLTAGGGVTYSWAPLAAIQSGANTATPTVCPAVTTQYTVTVTDANGCVGTDSATVYVAPQVLSSQIAGTNATCFALCNGSATVTPTGGFAPYTVTWNTVPAQTGVTATGLCAGNYTATITDAIGCTTTASVTISEPTDISIQTTNITTANCGLNDGSVTVSITGGTPLGNGLYSVIWSSGGTGYTENNLPSGQVCVYVVDANFCPDTLCVVVPNTPGATISVASTSDALCFNSCDGSLVTSVAGGTAPFTYSWNGGPFGNSNDSTTLCAGTYQVILSDSNGCLDTISATINQPTAVTNTAAAAPATICIGQSSTLTATPGGGSPGYQYQWADAAGPIIGQTGASMTVSPTVTTTYFVAVVDANGCVGPVAPVTVTVNPPLQVTAMADVTVCQNTQVTLTCNGSGGDGNLSYSWSPIGQQGNSVPVNITGTTTFIVTVSDGCGTPVDVDSVVVTVNPAPVVNIAATTDISGCEDLCVSFVNNTPNTASVVWTFGNNLGTSTSPTPTFCFNDAGTFDVTATVTDVIGCSSTFTLSNYVTVWPLPTAAFTFSPTDPTALNNVVDFTDQSSGATIWNWSIGNTITSLDTTMNGQNPSFAFPGVGTFDVQLIVTNQYGCSDDVIQTVVVKEDYAVYIPNAFTPNGDGINDVFFPQGIGINTDRFEMYIFDRWGNMIYQTDRWPGGWDGTVQGSSRICQIDTYVYKIITVDPDGNRSQYIGSVSLIK
- a CDS encoding collagen-like protein codes for the protein MKQLFTLLILLLLSAGVYAQNNVGIGTTTPNASSILELQSTTQGVLVPRMTAVQRIGIAAPANGLLVYDLDSLCFFYYKAGLWTSLCNAGGVGPTGPTGAAGTPGPAGASGSNGLNCWDLNGNGINDPAEDINVDNIWDALDCAGATGATGPAGPAGATGAAGPAGSPGATGVAGPAGPSGPAGANGAAGPTGAAGATGPTGAIGATGPTGFGIGPTGPTGPAGANGATGATGVAGATGANGATGPAGPAGVTGAAGPAGPTGVAGANGATGATGPAGANGATGATGVAGPTGAAGANGATGATGAAGANGATGATGAAGANGATGATGVAGPAGANGATGATGATGPSWTITSDNFNANGTLSIVTTIPSTITSSNAAWLVGGNQLAATGNLGTTSNNHIDLISNNLVRGRLSNLGEFFIGTTNTVIAGDLMNGVSNAAFPWGVNGYSAFNGGGTYGAITGGNTIFAGVQGEYLAAATGGPNTAAVRGGNQSNVAGTGFRSLAATGPRMGVNGNTSAPTGSYTFGVHGSMGTADIRSGGVFGDDFGFAFGALGYYAANLVDYGVYGFGMAYQVGIATGRTSQGGGSTANWDGQQNTTIGLGIYGGVMGGWVRGMAYGMHVKGTRYSLYVDGYTFTNKPVAMLVTKEDGTRATTYAAVSTTSDVYARGKAQLSNGSVYIPFDATFRQIITDPGDLVITVTPTGNSNGVYVSSVDANGFTVTENNGGTSAVNVSWVAIATVKGNENPETPAEVSQNDFDQKMRGVMFNDNNLTDTPQPLWWDGSQVRFDTPPAKQPDPNYNTANRSTGSNTMQNRFEQNIPTPAPQFTPSPAPAARPR
- the chrA gene encoding chromate efflux transporter, coding for MKGVQPTLAQLFLVFLKIGATAFGGNVALVAAVRNEICRNRGWLSEERLLDTTTLGNLLPGPLAVNVVAALGFQMRGLAGALVCMTGVLLPALVLVCALSAWYFRYGSHSHITVIFNSMLPAVAAVIMATVWQLFQKNATTWLQRGMVLLAAAALLLSRSFLTTLLVITAAGFAGWLFMRKDQKPEPVALTKRSLSPVLFASVLAVVAGVLVLIQLSGKAALIRQLALTFGSMSITLFGGGYVFVPVIRDVVVEQLQWVTNREFFDGIAIGQVTPGPIMISAAFIGWKQAGISGALASTAGIFLPPAALMLIATQFTERLRGNAVADAIFRGVRPAVIGMIAASVFYIARSGPLNWQAAVIFAAVLLLSLRTKISQAVLVPASGLLGWLLYTLF
- a CDS encoding Omp28-related outer membrane protein, whose translation is MKKLILLLMSAFIAGAIPAQTFYLNEDFESGLPAGWTLDPASGAWSIGNATVAASSGFPIPAHSNFAYINDDATNPTNPNSMLISPAVNLSAVSSVYLTYEAYFHNFTTSTYTESTQIICSTDGGNTWIVADSIPGDLYSWRYYSTNLTSLIAGQSNVKIAFRYSDAGTWVYGCSIDNVKLLTPAAWDASLTSITPATGSPTAYFAINTPFNLSGSIRNEGSNTITNATVKYRVGANVYPVTLNNLNIPPFGDANFTHPTAFNTPNLGNQTFDMWVELTNDNNSSNDTLQSVVEAVAFMPTHQVVLEKGTGTWCGWCPRGIVYFDSLYALHPNDAHLIAVHNADPMTNNVYDAGLAQLIGGYPRVFLNRSQNFDPTNTIVKFNESINNFGFADLTTTPSYNFSSRVLTVTASANFAVNLNGDYRLALVVTEDGVTGTTSSYNQANYYANNSAGPMGGFENLPDPVPASQMVYNHVAREILGGFNGAQGSLPTSITAGTPYTYTFTWTIPQGYNENNMHLVLMLIDNNVTPANIMNAAGASVVTGIADTQNSREMVSVFPNPSLDGNFTVAYNLTQEEETVITIFDVLGNEVLTIQNGEQQPGAYRQTVNTSNLAAGTYFVTVSTPSRNTTCRIQVIK